One window of the Cryptomeria japonica chromosome 7, Sugi_1.0, whole genome shotgun sequence genome contains the following:
- the LOC131047267 gene encoding putative UPF0481 protein At3g02645, which produces MELKNAEEVKFDQDLWLIQIKEGLQIHGKQKEEKEICISVFGVPKELSAMTPEAYIPQCVSIGPYHHSRSQLYEMERYKVSAVRRFEKTLTGGCKFESVVEEVKKYDWQIRNCYHKYLDYKKETLAWLMALDASFVLDCLQFQVERADQPSSQVSSHGKPLDRVLDPTGRSAIHNAIMRDLMMLENQLPLFLLQKLLEMELGSQDKAEERLCKLVTRACKEWSPFMLKCGIVQGCALSSLEISLDQLVSALPEGVLKGKTVQLVTQMSTHLVSAFETLSIKRKDEIDEEKDEERGYSSAETPPTRDELAIPSVSNLYSAGVKFLPTEGDLTTIRFDPRTATLSSQIEVRFEHGSSSQEFGGVRSFGGSW; this is translated from the exons ATGGAATTAAAGAACGCCGAAGAAGTAAAGTTCGATCAGGATCTCTGGCTTATTCAAATAAAGGAAGGTCTGCAAATACATGgcaagcaaaaagaagaaaaggagatttGCATATCCGTTTTTGGTGTGCCCAAGGAGTTGTCGGCAATGACGCCAGAAGCGTATATTCCGCAGTGCGTCTCCATTGGACCATATCACCATTCTAGATCACAGCTGTACGAAATGGAGAGATATAAAGTATCTGCTGTGCGAAGGTTTGAGAAGACGCTAACCGGTGGCTGCAAGTTCGAATCAGTAGTGGAAGAAGTGAAGAAGTACGACTGGCAGATCAGGAACTGCTACCACAAATATCTCGACTACAAGAAGGAAACCCTGGCATGGCTTATGGCTCTTGACGCCTCCTTTGTGCTTGACTGCTTGCAGTTCCAAGTCGAACGTGCAGACCAGCCTTCTTCACAAGTGTCTTCCCACGGTAAGCCACTGGACAGAGTTTTGGATCCAACTGGGAGGAGCGCAATCCACAATGCGATTATGAGAGATCTGATGATGCTAGAGAATCAGTTACCTTTGTTTCTCTTGCAGAAGCTGCTCGAAATGGAGTTGGGTTCTCAAGATAAGGCGGAAGAAAGGCTCTGCAAATTGGTGACTCGCGCCTGTAAGGAATGGTCGCCATTTATGTTGAAGTGCGGGATAGTTCAAGGCTGC GCCCTCTCTTCGTTAGAAATCAGCCTTGATCAACTTGTCTCGGCACTCCCTGAGGGTGTCTTGAAAGGAAAGACTGTCCAGTTGGTGACACAGATGTCCACGCATCTTGTTTCCGCTTTTGAAACTCTTTCAATTAAGCGCaaagatgaaattgatgaggaaAAAGATGAGGAGAGAGGATATTCCTCTGCGGAAACTCCTCCTACGCGTGATGAATTAGCGATTCCCTCCGTCTCCAATTTATACTCAGCAGGGGTAAAATTCCTTCCAACCGAGGGAGACCTTACCACAATTCGCTTTGACCCGAGGACTGCAACTTTATCTTCCCAAATTGAGGTTAGATTCGAGCACGGAAGTAGTTCTCAGGAATTTGGTGGCGTTCGAAGCTTCGGCGGCTCCTGGTGA